The DNA sequence AGGCTAAAGTAACGGTGGATGTGTGTCCCCCATTTAAGATTCGGACTTTCCTCGTTCTGTAGGGAGCAATATCGTCGGTGAAGACGACGTTTAACCCTACCCTATCTAAGGGAAGAATTTCCTTTAGATAACTTGGCCCTTCTATGACCCAAAGGTGAAATAATTCGGATACCACAAGGTTCTTGTCCTCATACCCTAGTCGTTTTTCGAGGTCCTCTATCTCATCCTTTGGATAACCCGTTACAATCCTGTCTACCAGCGAACAGCAGAAAATGCATTCAGTGCTGACCCAATCGATAAACTCTCTTTCTAATCCGAAGATGTGACACAACTTCAATACGCATTGTTTTAGGATGTCGCCATTGCGGTCTATAAGCTCGCAGGGGATAAAAATAAGTTTAGCCTTATCTTTTCCTAACGCCTTATATCGTTCATAAAGTAACCTTGTTACCTTGGCGGGGAATGAACAGGGCGGATCATCGTCAAAGCGATCATCGGGCGATATGCTTATGCCAGCTTCGGTGGTATTTGATACCACAATGCCGATGTTGGGATCCTTAATTACATGAAGGACTTTGTCCCATTCGTCATTTGATTTGAGGACCTTGTCGATAGTTCCTACGATCCTTATCTCCTCTTTTGGTTGTCCCTTATATATGCCGCGGGCTATGTGTGTAAAAAGGCCATTTGCCTCATTTAACAGATCCGCCCTGCCTTCAGATGTGGATTGAATTACGACAACACGGCCGTTGAATAAGCCTTTGTTGTTTGCAATTTGTAGAAGCGAATCGACAAATGCCCTTAAGAAATTGCCTGTGCCGAATTGTAAGACCTTTACTGGCAAATTGAGAGTTTTTTCATCGGGTAAAATTATTTCATCAGAATGTATGCTTTTTAATAGGTTACGTGTAAGCTTATGCATCTTTATCCTCCGTATAAATTATGGCAATTATGGCATGAGCAGGTTTGGGATAAACATGCTCATGGCCGGCATAAATGTGACGAACATTAAAACCACAATCATGCCTAAATAAAAGGGCAGCATCGCTATTGTGGCCCGTTCAATGGGGATTTTACCAATGGCGCAACCGACAAAAAGAGCAGAGCCCACCGGTGGAGTACAAAGGCCTATTGCCAAGTTAAGCATCATCATTATCCCGAATTGCACCGGATCCATCCCCAAACTATTTACCACTATTGGATATAAAATTGGAGTTGTAATTAATATAAGAGGAGCCATATCCATTATGCATCCTAATAGCAACAGCAGTCCATTGATAAGTAGCAATAGTAGAATTGGATTGGAAGTTATGTTCAATAGAGATGCGGTAACAAGGGCTGGAATTTTTAAATATGCCAGCAACCATCCAAAGGCTTTTGCTGAAGCAATAAGGCTCATAACCATGGCAAGCGTTCTCAAGGAAGAGTAAAGTATTTTGCTCATTCGCGATATGGGTATTTCCCTATATACGAAGAATGTGATTATAAAGGCATATACGCAGGCGATAGCTGCCGATTCCGTCGCCGTGAAGATGCCAGAAATGACGCCGCCAAGTATGATAACAGCCGTAAATATGCCAAGCAAAGCATCCTTGGTGACTAAAATCGCTTCCTTAAAGGAATAGGTTCTTCCGGTAGGATAATTGCGTCTGACAGCTATTATGTAACTTAGAATCATCAGAACTATCCCTAATGTTATTCCAGGGATAAATCCACCTAAAAATAGACGCCCTACAGACACGCCGCCAGCAGCAAGTGAATATATTATCATATTATGGCTTGGTGGGATTAGAATGCCCTGGCATGCTCCAGTGACTGTGACCGCGACAGAGTAGTCGGAGTCATATCCTTCTTTTTTCATCATTGGTATGAGAATAGCTCCTATAGAGGATACATCGGCTACAGCTGATCCAGAAATTCCACCAAAGAACATACTCGCTAATACATTGACCAGCGCCAGTCCTCCCCGAAATCTTCCAACAATGAGATTTGCAAAGTTGATCAAGCGTTGAGAGATACCGCCTTCACCCATGATCTCTCCCGATATTATGAAAAATGGAATTGCAAGGAGCGAAAAGGAGTTAACACCTTGTACCATCTGTTGGATAATTGCCATAAGGGGGATCTTAAGATATATAGCTGTAAAGATAGATGATGCAGCAAGGGCAAATGTAATAGGAACTCTGAGGATCAACAATAATGCGAAGGACCCGAGTAAAATCCACGCGGCTATTGTCAATTCTGGCATTAGTTGCGACCTCCCTCTGGTTTATTAAGGCCTAAAATATCGAGTAGGCAGTTCAGGATAACTAATATCCCAGATATGATTAATGGGAAATAAAGTATCGCTGCAGGCAAATTTGACGCAGGAAGTATTGAATGGGAAGTGACTTCTACCAACTTTATCCCATAATAAAGCATCACATATCCTACAAATAAAATTACAATGTCAGTGAACTTGTTGAGAAGTGCTTCATATTTTTTTGCTATGCGAGAAGGCAGCAAATTCATGTTAATATGCAGTTTTTCTTTAACGCCATGAGCCAAAGCGATAAAAGTAAACCAGACCACGGAAACTAATGATATTTCCTCTGTCCACCTTATTCCTGTATTTAAGGCATACCGCATAAAAACATTTATGGAGACGATTACAACCATGAAGGCAAGCAGGATCTTAGCTAATAATATTAATATGTTATCAACAAACCCGAATATCTTACTGACTTTATCCATTTATCGATGCTAACCTCCCTGATTTTGACATGGTGTCCATAAAACCCTCTTGATGGTTGCATCATTCACTTTATGTGACTACTTGTCCGGCACTCCAGAGCAAATCTCTCGTCTATCATGACAAGAGATTTGCTCTGGAAGTCTTTCGTTTATTCGGTTATTTAACGTTCTTGATCTGGGATATTACTTCTTTTACCTCGGGGCTTAATTTATCATACATTGGTTGTACGGCCTTCTGAAATCCCGCAAGGGCTTCAGGGGTCAATACAGTGTAGATGCTTCCTGCTTTCTTTGTCTTTTCTTGTGCCGTCTTCTCAAATTCCTTCCATAGCTTGATTTGATATTGAGTGGAATCCTTAGCAGCCTGTCGGATTATCTCCTGGTCTTCTTTCGAAAGCTTATTCCAGGAGGATTTGCTCGCTATTATTATTTCCGGAATTCGGCTGTGACCGTCTAAAGTTATATATTTTGCAACTTCGTAATGGCTGGTGGAATAGTAGCTCGGTATATTGTTCTCGGCACCGTCTATTACCCCTGTTTGCAACGCACTATATACCTCACCGAATGGCATAGGCGTAGGGACGGCCCCAAGGAAGGAAACCAGATCGGTCATCAACTTACTTTCCTGAACGCGAATCTTCATTCCCTTCAAATCTGACACAGACTTAATCTCTTTCTTGGAGTTGTAGAAATGTCTTGTGCCTCCGTCATACCATCCAAGCCCGATTAAATTGAATGCATCTAATGATTTCAAGAAATTCTCTCCAATTGGCCCGTTGAGAACTTTCCACATATGCTCGTCATCTCTGTACAGGTAGGGCATTTGAAGAGCGATTAAATTTGGAGCAAAAGCTGAAAGGGGTGATATGCTAGTGCGATTGAAATCTATGGCGCCAAATTGTACTGCCTCTATTGCGGCCTTTTCCTCACCTAGCTGAGCACTTGGATAAACCTCGATCTTGATCCTGCCTCCAGTCCTTTCTTCAACTAAGCGAGCAAATTCATAGTCGGCCTTTGTGGTGGGATAATCAGGGGCGTGTGTTTCTGCAAGGCGCATTACGATCTGCTTTTGAGCTGCCAATGCTGGACTGCAACTGAATACAAGGGCCACTATCGCTATTGCGACACCAAATATAACAAACTTTTTCATCATAACAATCCCTCCTATCTTATATTTTTTTATTTTTTTATGGTATTATATGCTTCATGCAACTGAAAATATCTTTTTGCATTGAAATAACATATATCTTGTACTATACTCCCAATATGTTCATAGTCCTCCGGCAGTTCACCTGAAGTCATCTCTTTCCCCAAAATATTACACAATATTCGCCTGAAATATTCATGCCTTGGATATGACAAAAAACTACGGGAGTCGGTCAGCATTCCAACAAAGGTTGACAAGACGCCGATAGAGGAGAGGGCTTCTATCTGCTTGGTCATGCCATCTTTGTGATCATTGAACCACCATGCTGATCCCATTTGAATTTTGCCTGGCGTGATGCCATCTTGAAAACATCCGATTATCGATGCAATGAGATCGTTATCCCTCGGGTTCAAGCAGTAGATTATGGTTTTGCCAAGATGGCCCGATTTCTCAAGCTTGTCTAATAGGCGAACCAGAGGCGTCCCCTGTTCGAAATCCCCAATAGAATCGTATCCACTATCAGGGCCAAGCAGGGTCATCATTTTCGAGTTATTATTTCGCATTGCTCCAAGGTGAAGTTGTTGTACCCATCCTTGTTCATAATCCATCAAAAGAAGCTCATAGAGCACCGCGGAACGAAATTTCAGAAGAGTCTCTCCCTCTAACGGGTGACCAGATCGAACGTGGGTGAAGGCTTTATTTACCTCATCCTGGGTCCAATTAGCAGAGTACACTGTTTCTATGCCGTAATCGGATATTCGACAGCCATTCTCGTGGAAAAATTGGTGCCTCTTCCAAAGCGATTCGATAAAACTTTCGAAGGAGTTGATGGAAAGGTTTGTCAATCTCTCTAAGGAGTCCACGAGATCATTGAACTCCTTTGGACAATCGGCGTTTAAGGCCTTGTCAGGTCTAAAGCATGGAAGCACCATAGTCTTACAATGAGTATCTCGAATGGTCTTATGGTGTTTCAAATCCTCGGTTGGAAAATTTGTAGTACACAGTGCTTCAACTCTGAACCTTTCCAGGATAGACCGCGTTGAAAAAACTTTTTGGCGTAATAATTCGTTGCACTGCCTGTAGATGTTGGGAGCTGTATCTGGATTGAGCAATTCGTCGATGCCAAATATTCGTTTTAATTCGAGATGGGTCCAATGATATAGTGGATTGCGTATGAGCTTGGGAACCACTGTAGCCCAGGCTTTAAACTTTTCCTCGTCAGAGGCATCTCCCGTTATATATTTTTCATTGATGCCGCACGTTCTCATCGCTCGCCACTTATAGTGATCGCCGCCTAACCATACATGAGTGATGCTTTCAAATGTTCTGTCAGTTGCGATGTCCTCGGCTGGGAGGTGGCAGTGATAATCGATGATCGGCATTGACTCTGCATACTCATGATAAAGCTTTCGTGCCGCCTTTGTTTCCAGCAAGAAATCTTCGTTAATGAAAATTTTGCTTGTCATGTCAGCCTTCTACCTCTTTTCTTATCTTTGCACCCTTCCGCTAACGTCTCCGCCCATGAGGCTGAATACTTCTTCCTTGGTAACCCTGTTGAAATCGCCAGGTATGGTATGCTTCAGGGCTGAAGCTGCCACCGCAAATTCCAGGGCATCCTTAGGTTCCTTGAAATGTCTTAGCCCGTATATGAGCCCAGCGCCAAAGGAGTCACCGCCTCCAACTCTATCTACGATGTCCGTGATTTGGTATTTGCGGCTCACCAGGAAGGAATTTTTTGTCGCAAGGATCGCAGACCAGTTGTTATGGTCAGCACTTACGCTTTCGCGTAGTGTCGTAGCCATGTAGCTGAGTTGAGGGTATAGCTCGAAGACCGTATTTATTATCCCCTTGTAGGCCTCGGGATCCAGAGCACCTTTTGTGACATCGATATGGGCATCGAGCCCAAGGGCCAGTTGACAGTCCTCCTCGTTAGCTATCATGACGTCAAGGTACTTAGACAACTCCCTCATGACTTCGGGTGCCTGTTTGCCCCATTTCCATAGTTTTTTCCTGTAGTTTAGATCGCATGAAACAGTTATGCCCATTTCCTTTGCCTTTTTTACGGCATCCAATGTGGCTTGGGCTGCGCCTTCTGAGACGGCTGGAGTGATGCCCGTAACGTGAAACCAGTCGGCATCTTTGAATATAACATCCCAATTCAGGTCTTCGCTCTTGATTTCGGAAAATGCGGAATGGGCGCGATCGTAGATGACTTGCGACGGTCTAAAGCATGATCCCTTTTGTGCGTAATATATGCCTATCCTTTCGCCCTTGAATATTATGTGAGACGTGTCGACACCGAAGGAGCGCAAATTCATGACGGCGGCCCGTCCGATGGGGTTACTCGGCAATGCCGTTACAAAGCTCGTACATTCGCCGTAGTTAGCTAAGGATACTGCAACGTTTGCCTCTGCTCCGCCAAAGGTAGCTTCTAAAACGGGACTTTGCAGCAAAACTTCATGATCTGGAGGTGATAGGCGAAGCATTATCTCGCCGAAGGTGACTATTTTTTTCATAATATGTGCTGCCCTCCTTAAGATTTATTTTTTTTCTTTCTGATCTCGGCTATTTTTTCCACAACTTCCTTTGCCACTCGCTTTACGGCTTCATAATCGCCCTCGACCCCAAAAGGCTTGGTAATGCCTGATCCCATGCCAACCGCAAAAGCACCAGCGCTAAACCATTTTTCTAAATTGTCGATGCTTACGCCGCCGGTCGGCATAATTTTGGCGTTGGGGATTGGTCCCAATACAGCCTTTATAAAATCTGGCCCCAGCACTTCTCCCGGGAACAGTTTTACTACGTCTACCCCAAGCTCCATGGCTCTTAACATTTCCGTGACGCTTCCCACGCCGGGCATGCAGGGCACAGAATAGCGGTTGCAAAGCTTTATGAGATCTTCATTGAGGTTGGGAGCCACGATGTACTCGGCTCCAGCTAGTATGCAGGCGCGAGCTGTTTCGGGATCCAGGACAGTACCTGCACCCAATATTAGCCCCTTCGTGCCATATTCTTTGGCGAGGTCCCGCATGATATCGATGGCGTTTGGGACTGTCATTGTTATCTCTATTGCAGGGATACCTGCTTCAAATATGGCGTTGGCTAGTTTCAAGCCCTCTTCGCCATTCCTTGCACGCACAATGGCCACTATGCCCTTCTCATGAATTTTTTCCAAAATAGTATATTTCTTGATGAACAATTTAAATACCTCCTTAATTTTTTACGATATTTCATACTATGGTACATAAAACCTTATCATGAAACAACATCATGATAAATAAATTTACTATATATGTCAAGCTAAATAGGGTATTAGATAAATGATCCCAAATAGAAGTTATGTGGAGCCATTGAGCGATGAGGCATAGGAGCTGAGATGTCGCAAAATGCTTTGGGGAGGTTGGTCGACGAAATCATCGCCATTTATTTTGCTTTTATTGTGTTTCTTGAGTTAATATAAACAATAATGTTAGTTATCATTAAGTTTCGAGTGCAGGGGGTGCGTGCTTTGCTTTGGAAGATCGGGATCATAGGATTTGGAAACGTGGGCCAAGGTTTGGCTCATATATTGAATCGCAAGAAAGAGATCCTTAAACGACGATACGACTTCGAATTCATCGTAAGTTTCATAGCCGATCCCGTTCGAGGTTCGCTATACAATGAAGAGGGGTTAGACTTAGATGCCATCTTGAAAGAAATGGCCCAAAAGGGGTCATTGAAGAATAGACCCGAGTTTACAGACAAGGGCACCTTGGAATTGATAGAGTTGGCAAAAGCGGATATTGTTGCCGAGGCGACAATCACCAATCTTGAGACGGGAGAACCAGGATTATCTCATATACGAAAGGCGTTATCCGTCGGGTCCCACGTCGTGACGTCAAACAAGGGCCCAATAGCGTTGGCAGTAGATGAGTTGGAGCAGATTGCCAAAAACAATAACGTTTACCTAAGGTACGAAGCCGTAGTGCTTTCCGGGACGCCTTGCATAAATATGGTCATGGAATGCATGAGTGGATGTGATGTAAAATCGGTTGCCGGGATAGTAAACGGTACGACAAATTTCATCCTGAGCAAGATGGAAGAGGGATACGATTATCCCGAAGCCCTGGTGGAGGCGCAAAAGCTTGGATATGCTGAAGCCGATCCTACTTCCGATGTGGAGGGGTGGGATTCTGCCGTAAAAGCAGCCATAATGGCCAATCTCTTTTTTGGAGCCAAGATTAAGATCACGGATGTCTCAAGACAGGGCATAACCAAGATCACGAGGGAAGACGTATTGAAAGCGAAAAATGAGGGCAAGAGAATTAAGTTGATTGCAGAAGTGAAAAGACAAGGTAACGATGTCATAGCCAGCGTTTCTCCGCACCTTATTCCCATGACGCATCCGTTGGGCAACGTAATGGGGCCTACAAATGCCTTGACGATAGCCACTGACCATTTGGGGGAAGTGACGATAATCGGTCCCGGAGCGGGAAGGATCGAGACGGGGCAAGCCCTTTTATCCGATATGCTGGCAATACACAGGTTTAAAAATGCGTAGTACTTAAATACGTTATCATATAACGGCAGGCAATCCATTAAGTATTTTTACCAGGTAGGGTATACCGCATAATGCTGAGGCCTCCCGAGACACAGTTGCTATCATATAAGCGGACAATTAAAGATCGATTAAACGGAGGTGTTGGATCGTGAAGAGATTTTGGATTCCCGTGATGGGGGCTTTGCTTCTGGTATTGGTTGGAAGCTCGGCTTTCGCTTTCTATGGTTCTGGGCCAAGGCATATGTGGGGTGCCGGTTGGGGAGGACCGATGATGTGGGATGGCTGGTGCGCCGGGCCGGGTTACATGTTTGAAGGTCCCGGTTGGTATGGGGATGGCAATGTGGGTCCTAAAGGCGAATTTAGGAAGTTTCCATCGAGGGTAGAAGTTCCGGCGGAGATTGCTCAGAAGATGCGCGACCTTGAGCGTGCTCAACTGGAGCTGAGGATGCTCTTCTTGGAAGACAAGGTCGACCAAAAGAAAGCCAAGGAGCTCCACGAGAAGATGATTTCCCTTAGGACGGACATTTCAAGGTGGCAATTTGAACAGTGGCTAAAACAAATAGATGAATGGCAGAAGAAATCGACTTCAAGCGGTAGCAAAGCTCAATAAAGGATTATAATTAAGGTACTTGGATAATTTCCGAATCTAGGTTACTATATTGTCAGAGGTTACCTTAGGAGGCGTTTGAATGAAGGAGGCGTTACTGACGTTTAAAAAAGCTTTTAACGCATCCAAGAGGAGCGGATGCAAGGGCGTTGGTAGCGCCTTAGGAAATACAAAGGTAGATGTGTGTGCATGGAGAGGGCAGACGATTGCCCTCTCCAATTTTTTATCATGAAGGAGGGGTTAAAGGTGGAGAATTTAACGCTCAAGGAAAAAATGGACGTAAATGAGGTCAAAATATCGGGGTATTTGCATTTCCTCAGCGGCGAATCAATCAAAGAAAATCGGTGTGGCAGGTATTTTCAATGTTCCATCAGAAGGGATTTCATCGACATTAACGGCGAGCCTAGACATGACTACCTTCTTCTTCGCACTTATGATCCGAGGATAGAAGAAATTTTATGCTCTCTTGAGGATGGTGCTCCAATTTATGTTGAGGGGGAGGCACGATCTTCCCTTGGAAGCGGAAAGATGTACATATTAATAAAAAACGTAGAGCCTCTTTCTTAAGGTTTTCTCAAGGAAGGCAAGCTTGAAAGAGATCCAAGCTTGCCTTAAAATCTGATGAATAGTTAGGCATATCTAATAATGTTAAACTATCCTATAAACTTTAAATACTAATTGGAGGTATCTTTCGATGATATCGACAACATCGACCGAAGAAAAAAAGAGGAGCTTCCGCATAACTGGCATGACCTGCGCCACATGCGCGATGATAGTCGAAAGGGCGCTGATGAAGGTCGACGGTGTCAAATTTGCCGCCGTCAACCTTGCTACTGAGACGGCGTTCGTGATCCTTGAAAAAGATGTACCTCAGGTAATTTTAGAGGAAGCCGTCAAGAAAGCAGGTTACGGCGTTTCCTACGAATCTCGGGAGGACTTTGAAGTTCGCCGTTTTTTAGCCTTTAAACGAAGCGTAATCTTGGCTTGGTCGCTGACAGCGCCATTGATGATGCTCATGTTTTTGCACATGGCCGGCCACCACATGCCATGGTTTTCCTTCATTGAGGTGTTGGCTTCGGCTTTGGTGGTATTCGTTGCCGGGCGGAGAACCATCAAGGGAGCATGGATCGCCTTGACTCATTTTCATGCCAACATGGACGTGCTTGTATTTTTGGGATCCGTCATGTCTTTTCTAACTGCATTGCTAGCTATGGCAGGGCTGTTTGAAGTCTCCTTTGGAAGCGTAGGTGCAATGATCATGTCCATTCATCTTACGGGACGTTACATAGAATCGCGCCTGAGGGACAGGGCGACTAAGGAAATAAAGTCATTGCTCAAGCTTAAGGCACAGGAAGCACTGTTGTTGACCGACGATGGAAGCGAAATTACAGTTCCGATTGAGGCGGTTAAAGAGGGGTCTTTCGTATTGGTGAAACCTGGCGAACGCGTACCTGTGGATGGGGAGATTGTAGACGGCATCTCTTCGGTCGATGAGTCAATGATAACCGGGGAACCCGTCCCCGCATTAAAAAGGTCTGGCGACAGGTTGATTTCGGGATCGCTTAACCTTTCGGGCTTGCTTAAGGTACGAGTTGATCGGGTAGGAGAAGACACTTTTTTGTCGCAGATGATATCGCTGATTCAGGAGGCACAGGGTTCTAAAGTCCCGATTCAAGCCTTTGCGGACAGGGTCACAAATGTGTTTGTACCGGTAGTGGTGATGCTTGCCGTCATATCCAGCGTATTATGGGCATTTAATATGGATAAGTGGGCTGGCTTTTTGGATATGGCACGTCAAATTTTGCCCTGGGTTACCAGGGTAGATGATCCTTTATCC is a window from the Acetomicrobium flavidum genome containing:
- a CDS encoding heavy metal translocating P-type ATPase, with protein sequence MISTTSTEEKKRSFRITGMTCATCAMIVERALMKVDGVKFAAVNLATETAFVILEKDVPQVILEEAVKKAGYGVSYESREDFEVRRFLAFKRSVILAWSLTAPLMMLMFLHMAGHHMPWFSFIEVLASALVVFVAGRRTIKGAWIALTHFHANMDVLVFLGSVMSFLTALLAMAGLFEVSFGSVGAMIMSIHLTGRYIESRLRDRATKEIKSLLKLKAQEALLLTDDGSEITVPIEAVKEGSFVLVKPGERVPVDGEIVDGISSVDESMITGEPVPALKRSGDRLISGSLNLSGLLKVRVDRVGEDTFLSQMISLIQEAQGSKVPIQAFADRVTNVFVPVVVMLAVISSVLWAFNMDKWAGFLDMARQILPWVTRVDDPLSFGVFVFVTTIVIACPCALGLATPMALVTGTSKAMRHGLVIRNGEAIQTTKDIGIVMFDKTGTLTLGSPKVVDHNLEDEAANIAGALESLSNHPLGKAISELKKFDVKIEEFEEIVGEGVKGKVDGRVYEVGRPADASVYEALLEKGYIVVEVKRDGFIMGYIAIFDPIREDSFEAVKCLKDMGIEVVLVTGDNEITAKTVAKALGIDEVHWGVRPEDKMSIVRDYQATGKKVMMTGDGMNDAAALKAADVGVAMGSGTDLAIDSADVVILQGGAAKVVSLIEISKETFRVIRQNLKWAFGYNVVAIPLAMSGLLHPIIAEGAMALSSISVIINSLRIK
- a CDS encoding tagaturonate reductase, with the translated sequence MHKLTRNLLKSIHSDEIILPDEKTLNLPVKVLQFGTGNFLRAFVDSLLQIANNKGLFNGRVVVIQSTSEGRADLLNEANGLFTHIARGIYKGQPKEEIRIVGTIDKVLKSNDEWDKVLHVIKDPNIGIVVSNTTEAGISISPDDRFDDDPPCSFPAKVTRLLYERYKALGKDKAKLIFIPCELIDRNGDILKQCVLKLCHIFGLEREFIDWVSTECIFCCSLVDRIVTGYPKDEIEDLEKRLGYEDKNLVVSELFHLWVIEGPSYLKEILPLDRVGLNVVFTDDIAPYRTRKVRILNGGHTSTVTLAYLAGLNYVKEMVEHPIIGKYLKDLLFEEVVPTIPGDRSEIMEFTHEVLERFKNPFIKHALIDITLNSTSKLTVRILPSIIDFYSMRKKLPNRLLLSIAGYLRFYKITRADGKAFFGRRDNGEEYPIRDDREILEHMKNTWGKYDGSLTLDQCLSLTKEALSHPKLEAQHLLEIPSAAEKIATYLHNLLTKGAISTILDID
- the uxaC gene encoding glucuronate isomerase gives rise to the protein MTSKIFINEDFLLETKAARKLYHEYAESMPIIDYHCHLPAEDIATDRTFESITHVWLGGDHYKWRAMRTCGINEKYITGDASDEEKFKAWATVVPKLIRNPLYHWTHLELKRIFGIDELLNPDTAPNIYRQCNELLRQKVFSTRSILERFRVEALCTTNFPTEDLKHHKTIRDTHCKTMVLPCFRPDKALNADCPKEFNDLVDSLERLTNLSINSFESFIESLWKRHQFFHENGCRISDYGIETVYSANWTQDEVNKAFTHVRSGHPLEGETLLKFRSAVLYELLLMDYEQGWVQQLHLGAMRNNNSKMMTLLGPDSGYDSIGDFEQGTPLVRLLDKLEKSGHLGKTIIYCLNPRDNDLIASIIGCFQDGITPGKIQMGSAWWFNDHKDGMTKQIEALSSIGVLSTFVGMLTDSRSFLSYPRHEYFRRILCNILGKEMTSGELPEDYEHIGSIVQDICYFNAKRYFQLHEAYNTIKK
- a CDS encoding bifunctional 4-hydroxy-2-oxoglutarate aldolase/2-dehydro-3-deoxy-phosphogluconate aldolase, yielding MFIKKYTILEKIHEKGIVAIVRARNGEEGLKLANAIFEAGIPAIEITMTVPNAIDIMRDLAKEYGTKGLILGAGTVLDPETARACILAGAEYIVAPNLNEDLIKLCNRYSVPCMPGVGSVTEMLRAMELGVDVVKLFPGEVLGPDFIKAVLGPIPNAKIMPTGGVSIDNLEKWFSAGAFAVGMGSGITKPFGVEGDYEAVKRVAKEVVEKIAEIRKKKNKS
- a CDS encoding TRAP transporter large permease, whose protein sequence is MPELTIAAWILLGSFALLLILRVPITFALAASSIFTAIYLKIPLMAIIQQMVQGVNSFSLLAIPFFIISGEIMGEGGISQRLINFANLIVGRFRGGLALVNVLASMFFGGISGSAVADVSSIGAILIPMMKKEGYDSDYSVAVTVTGACQGILIPPSHNMIIYSLAAGGVSVGRLFLGGFIPGITLGIVLMILSYIIAVRRNYPTGRTYSFKEAILVTKDALLGIFTAVIILGGVISGIFTATESAAIACVYAFIITFFVYREIPISRMSKILYSSLRTLAMVMSLIASAKAFGWLLAYLKIPALVTASLLNITSNPILLLLLINGLLLLLGCIMDMAPLILITTPILYPIVVNSLGMDPVQFGIMMMLNLAIGLCTPPVGSALFVGCAIGKIPIERATIAMLPFYLGMIVVLMFVTFMPAMSMFIPNLLMP
- a CDS encoding sugar kinase; its protein translation is MKKIVTFGEIMLRLSPPDHEVLLQSPVLEATFGGAEANVAVSLANYGECTSFVTALPSNPIGRAAVMNLRSFGVDTSHIIFKGERIGIYYAQKGSCFRPSQVIYDRAHSAFSEIKSEDLNWDVIFKDADWFHVTGITPAVSEGAAQATLDAVKKAKEMGITVSCDLNYRKKLWKWGKQAPEVMRELSKYLDVMIANEEDCQLALGLDAHIDVTKGALDPEAYKGIINTVFELYPQLSYMATTLRESVSADHNNWSAILATKNSFLVSRKYQITDIVDRVGGGDSFGAGLIYGLRHFKEPKDALEFAVAASALKHTIPGDFNRVTKEEVFSLMGGDVSGRVQR
- a CDS encoding homoserine dehydrogenase — translated: MRALLWKIGIIGFGNVGQGLAHILNRKKEILKRRYDFEFIVSFIADPVRGSLYNEEGLDLDAILKEMAQKGSLKNRPEFTDKGTLELIELAKADIVAEATITNLETGEPGLSHIRKALSVGSHVVTSNKGPIALAVDELEQIAKNNNVYLRYEAVVLSGTPCINMVMECMSGCDVKSVAGIVNGTTNFILSKMEEGYDYPEALVEAQKLGYAEADPTSDVEGWDSAVKAAIMANLFFGAKIKITDVSRQGITKITREDVLKAKNEGKRIKLIAEVKRQGNDVIASVSPHLIPMTHPLGNVMGPTNALTIATDHLGEVTIIGPGAGRIETGQALLSDMLAIHRFKNA
- a CDS encoding TRAP transporter small permease, which produces MDKVSKIFGFVDNILILLAKILLAFMVVIVSINVFMRYALNTGIRWTEEISLVSVVWFTFIALAHGVKEKLHINMNLLPSRIAKKYEALLNKFTDIVILFVGYVMLYYGIKLVEVTSHSILPASNLPAAILYFPLIISGILVILNCLLDILGLNKPEGGRN
- a CDS encoding TRAP transporter substrate-binding protein; amino-acid sequence: MKKFVIFGVAIAIVALVFSCSPALAAQKQIVMRLAETHAPDYPTTKADYEFARLVEERTGGRIKIEVYPSAQLGEEKAAIEAVQFGAIDFNRTSISPLSAFAPNLIALQMPYLYRDDEHMWKVLNGPIGENFLKSLDAFNLIGLGWYDGGTRHFYNSKKEIKSVSDLKGMKIRVQESKLMTDLVSFLGAVPTPMPFGEVYSALQTGVIDGAENNIPSYYSTSHYEVAKYITLDGHSRIPEIIIASKSSWNKLSKEDQEIIRQAAKDSTQYQIKLWKEFEKTAQEKTKKAGSIYTVLTPEALAGFQKAVQPMYDKLSPEVKEVISQIKNVK